The proteins below come from a single Dermacentor albipictus isolate Rhodes 1998 colony chromosome 7, USDA_Dalb.pri_finalv2, whole genome shotgun sequence genomic window:
- the LOC135912408 gene encoding uncharacterized protein: MDLLKAPQRLRLTGNVTENWQRFKQKFELFLQATAAKDQPKAEASKAALLLSMPGDDALDVFNNFQFALDEDKTDYSTVYIPGKQLVLADMLSRSTADQGKDQVGTTSGTK, translated from the exons ATGGACCTGCTGAAGGCACCACAGCGATTGCGGCTGACGGGTAACGTCACGGAAAACTGGCAGCGTTTCAAGCAGAAATTTGAGTTGTTTCTGCAGGCAACGGCGGCAAAGGACCAGCCGAAAGCGGAAGCATCGAAGGCAGCCCTCCTGCTGAGCATGCCGGGTGACGACGCGCTGGACGTCTTCAACAACTTCCAGTTCGCGCTGGATGAAGACAAGACCGACTACAGTACAGTG TACATTCCCGGGAAACAGCTGGTTCTCGCTGACATGTTGTCACGCTCAACGGCTGACCAGGGCAAAGATCAAGTTGGCACTACCTCTGGTACCAAATAG